The following coding sequences are from one Mytilus trossulus isolate FHL-02 chromosome 8, PNRI_Mtr1.1.1.hap1, whole genome shotgun sequence window:
- the LOC134680887 gene encoding protein phosphatase PTC7 homolog: MQSLALGWRLLSRAIVSGIHNEFQLKPRAKVKGPVQFVTGCSGFSKSVSKTPNFKNWSFGDDAYFVAKNTSYDVIGVADGVGGWRNYGIDPAAFPRTLMNICERVVVEDRLNLSSPVKVIEASYQELLEQKTPLIGSSTACIVALNREERRVYSANLGDSGFLIIRDGEIVHRSEEQQHYFNTPFQLAVAPPSQQGLVLSDSPSMADSSSFPVEEGDVIMLGTDGLFDNLSEDMLLRHISQLQDPQPESVQQTASCIAEEAHLLSFDENYLSPFALSAIDMGIDFIGGKPDDITVVIAKITSFSDSI; the protein is encoded by the exons ATGCAATCACTTGCACTGGGATGGCGACTGCTGTCCCGTGCGATTGTCTCCGGAATTCATAATGAGTTTCAACTCAAACCTCGTGCAAAAGTGAAAGGACCTGTGCAATTTGTGACTGGGTGTTCGGGCTTTTCAAAGTCAGTTTCTAAAACACCTAATTTTAAAAACTGGTCATTTGGTGACGACGCATATTTCGTAGCTAAAAATACAAGTTATGATGTTATAG GTGTTGCTGACGGTGTTGGTGGCTGGAGGAATTATGGGATAGATCCTGCAGCATTTCCTAGAACATTAATGAATATATGTGAACGTGTTGTGGTAGAAGATCGTCTAAATTTAAGCTCTCCTGTCAAAGTTATAGAAGCTAGTTACCAGGAATTACTTGAACAAAAGACACCATTAATTG GTAGTAGTACAGCATGTATAGTTGCCTTAAATCGGGAAGAGAGACGGGTGTATTCAGCAAACCTAGGCGACAGTGGCTTCCTTATTATACGTGATGGAGAAATAGTTCATCGATCAGAGGAGCAGCAGCATTATTTTAATACTCCATTCCAGCTGGCTGTAGCCCCTCCCAGTCAACAAGGTCTTGTCTTGAGTGACAG TCCAAGCATGGCAGACAGTTCATCATTCCCTGTAGAAGAAGGGGATGTAATCATGTTGGGAACAGATGGCTTATTTGACAATTTATCAGAAGATATGTTGTTACGGCATATTTCACAATTACAG GACCCTCAACCAGAAAGTGTTCAGCAGACGGCCAGCTGTATAGCAGAGGAAGCAcatttattgtcatttgatgAAAACTATCTATCACCATTTGCTTTATCAGCCATTGACATGGGAATAGACTTTATTG gagGGAAACCAGACGATATCACTGTAGTTATAGCCAAAATTACCAGTTTTTCTGACAGTATATAA